Proteins found in one Nerophis ophidion isolate RoL-2023_Sa linkage group LG21, RoL_Noph_v1.0, whole genome shotgun sequence genomic segment:
- the nfe2l3 gene encoding nuclear factor erythroid 2-related factor 3, which yields MQVAKKYFTEGLIQLTILLSLIGVRVDIDRYLSGEYSSLIEINLGPSSAYTQTPFHSPRDTLWGHAVHPKCPELEDFFASRRLLDEVRTLGSPRFPTELNAWLVHQVSAIDKSDGGQPSTSTDADADPESSEDDAQHLHDGDQEPQPSAPPTGPCVTGVNRVIKQEDVDVKEEEESAPVTQLALSSTLEQESVLEGITSLSEPPQQPPPASDFDQHWSRFLSMPVADLEDLDSLVTERLSDFDPDVNSGISLDATLLDAMVTSGGAFDGRQQRSLFRQESTGSTLSDASPGMALGLAALPFASVCSLSGGGSSRNSPSDCLDEAIFEQINQLGLESLDTIDSRLMGASAVLEPQALEDLDSDSGLSLESSSGGPVSPGSSEMSSSSSSSSFCEDECGATGYSSEADWLPSKGLPDLSESVWHDHSYSSPAFFNPPPLTLAHKGIKEEPLSDDEGPGQEERELSRDEVRARAMCIPFSVLQIVNMPVEEFLELVEGHGFTAEQVTLLRDIRRRGKNKLAAQNCRKRKLDAITGLQEEVERLRAQRDRLLREKQITAKTMGAVGQQIRQLTRDVLARLRDDSGRALDPETFTLRCGANGRVLVQPVRRPAVSAASGSKTDKRKKGKKQ from the exons ATGCAAGTCGCGAAAAAATACTTCACAGAAGGCCTGATTCAGTTGACCATCTTGCTGAGTTTGATTGGAGTTCGTGTGGACATCGACCGCTACTTAAGCGGAGAGTATTCGTCTCTCATTGAAATCAATTTGGGTCCGAGCTCAGCCTACACCCAAACTCCGTTCCACAGTCCGAGAGACACTCTCTGGGGACACGCCGTTCACCCGAAATGCCCCGAGTTGGAGGATTTCTTCGCCAGTCGCCGGCTGCTCGACGAGGTTAGGACACTCGGTTCCCCGCGTTTCCCCACAGAGTTGAACGCATGGCTGGTGCACCAAGTGTCGGCCATTGACAAGTCTGACGGTGGGCAGCCTTCGACGAGCACAGACGCCGACGCGGACCCTGAAAGCTCGGAGGATGACGCCCAACACCTGCACGACGGCGACCAGGAGCCGCAGCCGTCAGCTCCCCCAACGGGGCCCTGCGTGACCGGTGTCAACAGGGTTATAAAACAG GAGGATGTtgacgtgaaggaggaggaggaatcTGCTCCCGTCACTCAACTGGCGCTCAGTTCCACTCTGGAACAAGAG AGCGTGTTGGAAGGCATCACTTCACTGTCAGAGCCCCCCCAACAACCCCCTCCTGCAAGTGATTTTGACCAGCATTGGAGCCGCTTCCTGTCCATGCCTGTCGCCGACCTCGAA GACTTGGACTCCCTTGTCACCGAGCGCCTGTCAGACTTCGACCCAGACGTGAACAGCGGCATCAGTCTGGATGCCACTTTGCTGGACGCCATGGTTACCAGCGGCGGAGCTTTTGATGGCAGGCAGCAGAGATCCTTATTCAGGCAGGAGTCCACCGGCTCCACACTCTCTGATGCCTCACCGGGGATGGCTCTGGGTCTGGCGGCGCTCCCATTCGCGTCGGTGTGCAGCTTGTCTGGCGGCGGGTCGTCGCGGAACTCTCCAAGCGACTGCCTAGATGAGGCCATCTTTGAGCAGATCAACCAGCTGGGCCTGGAGAGCCTGGACACCATTGACTCCCGGCTGATGGGCGCCTCGGCCGTCTTAGAACCGCAGGCCCTTGAGGATTTGGACTCGGACTCTGGTCTCTCTTTGGAGAGCAGCTCTGGAGGTCCAGTCTCCCCAG GCTCATCGGAGATGTCGTCGTCATCGTCATCGAGTTCGTTCTGCGAAGACGAGTGCGGAGCCACGGGCTACAGCAGCGAGGCGGACTGGTTGCCGTCTAAAGGCTTGCCGGACCTGAGCGAGAGTGTGTGGCACGACCACAGCTACTCGTCTCCCGCCTTCTTCAACCCGCCGCCGCTCACCCTCGCCCACAAAGGCATCAAGGAGGAGCCTCTGAGCGACGACGAAGGGCCAGGTCAGGAGGAGCGCGAGCTGAGTCGGGATGAAGTGCGTGCCCGCGCCATGTGCATCCCCTTCTCCGTGCTGCAGATCGTCAACATGCCGGTGGAGGAGTTCCTGGAGCTCGTTGAGGGCCACGGCTTCACCGCCGAGCAGGTGACCCTCCTCCGGGACATTCGCCGGCGCGGCAAGAACAAGCTGGCGGCGCAGAACTGCCGCAAGCGCAAACTGGACGCCATCACGGGGCTCCAAGAAGAGGTGGAGCGGCTCCGGGCTCAAAGGGACCGGCTGCTGAGGGAGAAACAGATCACGGCCAAGACCATGGGCGCCGTGGGCCAGCAGATTCGCCAGCTCACTAGAGACGTGCTGGCTCGGCTCAGAGACGATTCGGGACGAGCCTTGGACCCGGAGACGTTCACCCTGCGGTGCGGGGCCAACGGGAGGGTCCTGGTTCAGCCCGTGAGGAGGCCAGCCGTCTCGGCGGCCAGCGGCAGTAAGACGGACAAGAGGAAAAAGGGCAAGAAGCAGTGA